Within the Eucalyptus grandis isolate ANBG69807.140 chromosome 1, ASM1654582v1, whole genome shotgun sequence genome, the region atttagatATGATGTTAAgcttggtgatttttttttttggtcgaaatactCTAGGTGATTGAACTCTtgggtataaaatcaatttatcgtAAAAGTGTCTTTTACGTAATGGATCCTGTAGCTCAACGTACATTTTAGTGCTAATGGAAACTTGAGAATAATCATAAACTCATGTGATGTAACAATGTTGTGggtttttaaattaaatcatgattaatttatgaataaagaGTGACAGTCAAACGGAGCGGGTCAATGCACTCTTGGAAATTTATCTCCAACACTACATGAGTACAACGCAAGTGAATTGGGCGAAGTTGATTGATGTTGTCCAGTTCTCTAACAATCTGCAGCAGAGCGAGTCAACTGGCTAGATTCCGTTCGAGATTGCGACTGGGCAACAACCAAACACCCCAAGTGCAATTGCATCAGGTTATCGGGGGAGTAGTCCGCCCGCTTACAAGTTCGCCAAGGATTGGCAAGAGCAAGTCGACTTAGCAAGAGCGTGTCTACACACAAGGCCTCCAGGCGCATGAAGAAGTGGACCGACAAGAAGCGACGACATGTGGAGTTCCAGGTCGGAGACCAAGTGTTGACCAAGCTGCACATGGTGCTTCTAATACAAGGACATGCACAAGGGGTTGATCCGTCGCTACGAGGGGCCATTTCGTGTGTTACAACGGGTCAAGAAGGTTGCATACAAGCTGAAGTTACCAGCTTAAGGTACATCCGGTTTTCCATGTGAGTATACTTATTAAACCTTTCCAGGTAGATGAGGAAGATCCGGATCGAAGGGAATCGCAACAGGCACCACTCGAGGCAAAAATCTTGTATGATTGAGAAGTCAAGAGTATCATGGCAGATCGAGTCATACGTAAGCGGTATTGCACGCCCAAGCGAGAATATTTGATCTGATGAAAGGGTCTTTCGAAGAGTGAAGCAAGTTGGGAACTCGCGGAAAGTATTTGGCAATTCAAGAAGGAGATTGAAGCCTTTCATGCCAAAGACACAACGAGGGCGTCGcctgattaggtgggggagaataTCACGGCCCGAAAGAACGGCGATCCAAGAGGTTCCTATGGGATGACCGTGACACGACTATGGATCAAGTGACTCTCGACTTGTATCCCCGACTACTAGGGTTTTCTCGAGTCTTCTAGAATACTCCTAGAGACGGGCAATATATTACTATGTAATAAATGCGGGTAGTTGGTAGTTGGGGAGATGTAATCTCCACCAATAGATCGAGAAGAGATCTACGGATACAGTTTGCTCTTTGTATAAATAGAGGTCTCATCCCCTCATTTATATTATCTCATTCACAAGTGAAATACAAAACCAGAGCTTCTCCCataagagtttctctctctaagatccttgtgagtcgagtgtgagAAAAGCTGCTTAGGGGTAAAATCCTAAGGTCGCACGGGTCAGCCTACGAGTGATCGATGAGTGATCGAGAGTGATAGATCAGCTAGTGACATATGTCTATGTCTTTAAGTTATGGCtaactcatttgtttttttcatgGTCTAGATTTGcacttttattttcataaaataaaacaatagataaaaaaaaattaaaaggaggaaagagaaaattagtCGTTAAGGAGgcaaatgataatcattctatttccaAGCATTTTCTGGACgagtttctaaataaaaattaacgtttgataataacacaaattTTATGCTCCCAGTAGTGGGCCgaagaacaatgaaaaaagtttttatttctaatttatgttccaaatctagaaaagtagaaaatttataCTTCTCATTTGTATTTCAAACTTAAATTTAGACCAAAAagttgttccaaaaatagaaaataaaattacggTATCAAAAATATTTCCGTTCTAAACCTAttcctggaaacaaaaaaatagaaaaatagagattAGTAATAATCATCATTGGCATCCTAAGTTTTTTAACTGCCCAAGTCTTTTAAACcctatttaaaaaagaagaatgaaaaatagaggagagaaaaaagataTTTCCAAAGACATTGTCAAGAGAAATTCAAGCTTGCATTTTCAAATAGTCTTAGCTCCTCTAATGAATTGCAATcgcatcttcttttattttttcttttttattggacATGTGTTCATCCCATTTGGTGCAGAGCTGAGCTCTTCACGAATCCAAAAAACAATATTTGAGTTTGCTCAAAAGTCAACGCAAGTAAAGCCTCCTTTCAAGATTGCATCAGCCCTTCATTTCAGTTCGCACGGTGTTAGGCCCATTTAGAGTTGCATTAGGCTTTTGAGTTTATTCCACTTTGGGTACACAACACCCAAGCAGCCAAGTGACGGAAGatgatttttgggcaaaaatggttgaaaaattgatcacatttttttcatgaaatgggTTGAATTGATGGTTTTATAAGCACTCTATGCATGAAAGCGGTTCTTGGACCATCGGgcaaacatatttttattgcCTTAGTTTcagtataaaagaaaatttcatggaAGGCGGTGattgaaactttttcttttgtaactCTAGGATTTCCATCgggaaaattaatcaaaaagtcataaattaatTGCGTTTTTATCCATTCAGTCATAAagttttaattgtatcaattttagatttaaatattttcacgtttcatcaattgagtccatccggccaaaatagaaatcaatcaaaacttaatgttttgacaattttcgCCCAAATCACTAACATAAACATTAATCGTTCCATGTGACATAATTGAcattgacatgaataatttctaataatgatttaatattattttattttatttcctttttttccttttttattctattttcccttttttactttttgttctttgttccttttctcattttctttttttttttcttttgtgttttcatTTTCCCTCCGTTGACCATTGTTGGGCCCGCTAATGGCCAATGCCGGCCTCAAGCAAAGGACACTTGGGCCTAGGTTGGCTTCGCCAAATCGGGGGAGGGCGAGGGTTCCCCTCACCAAGCCAAGTGCGAGGGTCCGTTGCCCACAATTGGCAAGGGTGGCAAACTCCGACGGCCATCAATGAGGCCCGACAATGGCtgacaagggaaaaaaatgaactgaattgacatattCTGAAAATACTTATGActcaattattataattaaaaaatttaacattaaattgacataaataaaataaacttaaggtttttttggataattttcccgaGTTCCATCTATATGGAGTCCTGTAGTTCGGTCTGCACCGAGTCACGAGTACGACCGGCGATTGTGAAAAGCAATGACTACCACctggaaaacaaagaagatcTAATACCTATCGCACAACCCTTGGGCCTAAAGAAAAGGGGAGCATCGTTCCAAATCGGATCTCATTCGCGTGGGATCTTAGCACGTCTCTTACGTCTTTCCAGAATAGATTATGGACAGCCCTTCCGAATCTTGGCAGAAAAATACAAGTATTCTCGGCACGGAATCATGCATGTGAAACGTACAATGAACGGGCCCGTCTTTCCAAATTGCCAGTTGAAACGACCCGCACGTTTGACAAATAGAGAAAATTAAGTACAAGTAGAACTCTGTTGAAACGTACCCATCCTTATCTCACCACCTGGAAGTCTTTAGTTTTTTTCATATGAAATAAGGGCTCAAGCCGAATACAAAAATTTAACGTCGTAaatttattatctcaattttatCACATAAAAGAATAAAGTAACCCTTTAGGATGTAATGATTAACCAACAACCAAGTGCTTATCGATTTCTTCTCAATGGATATGATGCACTTTGAACTCAAAGGGAGAGCACAGCGGTTTTCTAATATATTTAAAGCAAAGGAGGGCAGCATTACCAATCATAAGCTTTAGACTAACGAGATCAATGATAGTTTTAAAGATGATGGTCTTGTGAATACCAAGTTGATTTACGAAATTGAGCCCTAATCAAAATGTTCAAAGTTCTTGCAACAAAACCAGCAAGCCAATAACCCTATCCATTCCCAAAGAAACCCCATGCAACGACAAGTCCTTGATTGTCTTTAGGTACTCGATCTAATCCACTTAAATAGGGAGGACGAGTAGATCCCATTTGACGGAAATCGAAGAAATGCTCAATCCACTCAACGTCAAGTTATTCACACATGAAACTTTGATGATTTCCTTTATGTGTGACCGAAATACTTATACCAAGCTCGAAGAAAGCAAAATTGTTCTGAAAAAGTGACTTTGTTTCTCCATTTCCCGTAAAGTTACAAACTTACTTCCAGTATAAGGTACGATCATGGGGAAAGTTCGATCGCCCTTTACCAGCAAAATTCGAATTCAACCATCAGgacaaattcatcaagaagtcTTAAAACTGATTTTTCATTCGTACGCAGCAATTTTTCTCGAGACGGACGGTTATTGTGAGGATCCTGAACTCAACTCAAGACCCAAGAGCAGAGTCATGATCATTATTATTGTCGTTTTCTCATTTCTAGAAGTCGCTCGGGCTTGCCACGTCACAATCAGAACACAACCCCAATccaataagatttttttttatataaaaaaaaaaaaggcaacgaAATTGTGATGGGGAGGGAGGAGGCCACGCTCCCCGGACACGTGGCGGCGCGCGGTTGGCGGCCACGTCCCGACTTTTCCCGCCACCCGGCCATCCCATTCCATTCCAACGTCGTCCAAACGCGATCAGGAGCCGTCCATCACGCTCATCACCATTGATGGCCCCAGCAAAAAAAGCTCGAGGAGCTAGAACCTTCCCGTCTGCTGTATCGATCCTCCTATATATATACGCAACGGTCTCGTCTCTTCCGCTCCGCCATTTCCAGATACTTCTCCAGTTCCCGAGGTCTATCTCCATCTCTCTTGTTCGTTCCGATTTCGCTGAGGGAAGCCATGGCCAAGCGTTACCCGAACGTCAGCGAGGAGTACCGGAAAGCCGCCGCGAAGTGCAAGAGGAAGCTCCGGGGACTCATCGCCGAGAAGCATTGCGCTCCCATCGTCCTTCGACTGGCGTAAGTAATCTCGCGATCTCCGCTAGTTGCTTGCTTCGGTACCTGTTGATGATCCGGTCCAGAAGTTTCGAGTTCGTAGATGAATGCTTGAACTCACAGATGGACCGATTTCGACCGTTTGACGATCGAACCATGTGCATTTTGTCCGGCTTAAGCATCGCTCCGTGGATAGAGAGTTTTGTTTCCGCATGTCGTGGATGCAGCTGGCGACTGTAGATTTGTCGGCgattgtttgatttttctggtTCGGTGTTCGTTGGCGTCGCAGATGGCACTCCGCCGGTACCTTCGACGTGCAGACGAAGACGGGAGGTCCCTTTGGGACGATCAGGCACTCTGCGGAGCTCGCTCACGAAGCGAACAACGGATTGGATATCGCCGTCCGGCTTCTGGAGCCGATCAAGGCACAGTTCCCGATCCTGTCCTACGCGGACTTCTACCAGGTATGACTGCCGAATGCAATTACAACCAAAATTGAATTTAAGTAATCAAACTACGAAGCACGACGCTGAAATCTTGATATGTTGTATTGGAAGTTGGCTGGGGTTGTTGCTGTTGAAATAACTGGAGGGCCTGAGATTCCTTTCCACCCTGGTAGACCGGtaagtcaattttcatctttcttccaaAACTTGTTTTCTCTATTTGGCGGCTAAAGTAAGGATGAGCTAACTATTCATGCTCAATTTAGAAGCTTTCTTAAGTGGTTTGATGAGGTGTTTAGCTGCATGACCATGCTGTTGTTCTTTTCTCAAATTAGAATTAAGAGATATGTGCTTGCTGGGATTCTGTTGCTGTTCAGCCTGAATAAACTATTCTAGCTTTTCCCGTAGAAACTTTGTATTCTTTGAAAGAAGGCCAGCTAGTGTTGGTAGGATTTTGTGAGAATCTAAATAGTGGGAAAAGAGGACACCAAGAACTTCATTGACAAACATAGAAGAAGATTCGCTTAGGTACGTAATAGAGCTAATAGAATTTCAGGAAGCAAACAGATACAAGTGAAAAATCTTCTAGTACTGGAAGTTCGATAACTTGTGAATGGTAATCATCCTGAGAAACCAACTCCTGTGAAATGTTTATGAGCGAGCTAGCATTGCAGCAACAAGAGTCTCAGGAAATATGCAATGTTCCCCCTGGCATTGACCTAATTATAATCGGAAATTCAGTGAATAGCTTCTAGAAGTATAAGTATGATGTCCCTGTCTTCTTGTCTATTGAACTAATGCTGAAATTGAATATTGAAGTCCTCCATAGTTATTAAAGATGAtgtcaaaatgaaaattgtgtGGGGATCTCCAGATAATTGGATAAAATTGTTTTGATATGTGCGGTTTCACTCTCAGAATTGATGATGATTGATGTGTTTCTCGGTTGATGATTGATGTGTATCGTGCCTCCTATTTAGCCTATGAATGTCCCTTCTGGTAGGCTCACTCTGTTCTCTCTTCTTGATGAAAAATGGGGTTGGAGGTTTCTTGGTTGTTATAGACAAACAGAATAAGAAATGATTCCTCTCGTTGAAACTCTGGCAACTATACTTAGTTTGTCTGACAACCCGACTTGAGTGATGCAGGTTATGCTTAGTATGttactttgaaatttcaaatcctTTAGCTTAATATCGGCCTTCTCATTATACTTTCTTACAACGCAATGGTAAATCCTGTTTGAAATATTGCTTGTTTAGATAATATACTGTTTTCTTGGTGTATTAGTTAGTAGGCTATATGATACTCGGCATCATAATTCATAGAAACTTGAATCGCTTATTCCCACGGTTCAGATAAAAGCAAAAGTTCTCTAACATATATTAGATATGAAGGTATCAATAAATCTCTGATAAATTACATTTTGCTCAGGACAAAAATGAACCTCCCCCTGAAGGCCGGTTGCCTGAAGCTACAAAAGGTTAGTTTGCTTGCAGTAAAGTGCGAGAAGATTATTACTGGTGTCTATGCTTTGACAAGTAAACCACTCATTTCAGGTTCCGACCATCTAAGACAAGTCTTTGGCCACATGGGTCTTAGCGACAAAGATATCGTTGCCCTATCTGGTGGGCACACTCTGGTAAGTCGATTAGTCACACAGAGTTAAGTTTCACTCAGAATTACATATTTGCTAAGAATTAAGTCCATGTTGCTGTACAGTTTTGGAGACCTCGTGAATTCTCTATATTAATGCTCCCTTGCGCTCCTTTCTACAGGGCAGATGCCACAAGGAACGCTCTGGATTTGAAGGACCCTGGACTACCAACCCTCTCATTTTTGACAACTCCTACTTTAAGTAAGAATGATCTTGCTCTATTCTTCTATAGTCAACTCAGCAGTTATATATCACCTGCTTAAACTTTGTAACCAGCTTCTTGACTTGCTTAATTAGCGCAGAGAAAAAAACATGGTTTTGACTTGCTCATGCTGTTGGTCCCTAATGCTGACAATTTTGATATCTGTGGATGTTCCTATGAAACAGGGAACTCCTCAGCGGAGACAAGGAAGGTCTGATCAAGCTACCATCTGACAAGGCTCTTATTGAGGATCCCATCTTTCGTCCTCTTGTTGAGAAGTACGCTGCGGTATGTTTGCAACTCAATGTCCTATCGTCATTTCAGAGAATTTTGCGGGGTCATTGATGgtggaaacaattttttttctttttgggtgatCGTCTAATCGGGAGGCTGCTTTGGATGTTTCAGGACGAGGATGCATTCTTCGCGGATTATGAAGAAGCTCATCTGAAGCTGTCAGAGCTAGGGTGAGTCAAGAGACCGCACTCTGTTCGATACAATTCCCCGCAATATTCTTTCGACTTCCTCATTTTCTATTCATCATCTGTTCTCTACTGGTCTCCCTTCGCTCCCCCCATATTTCTGTCTCGGCACATGGAGATGGAACTAACTCTTGTCCCCCTTTCCTTGCTACTTGAATTAGATTTGCGGACGCTTAATGAGGAGGCGAGAGGAGCGGCTGtctatcatcttggaggatgttTTGGAACCTCTTGTGCATCTCTCTTGATCTTCAGCATGTGTCTGTGACATGAGTCTGGTGTGCTTTTGTCATGTGTAGTCATGTGGTTTGGTCTTCTTTCTGCAAAATAAGGTTCACCACATATTTGATGGTTTGTGTAGTGATCTGCTTCTGCATTTCTAGTCCATTCCATGTATATATCTAGAGAACCGTCCTCCTGGATGAAAAATGGGCATTCATAGAGAAGCATTTACAGTTGGGTTTTGTGCGGTTGGTGAATTTGGAGAGGTCCGGCTGAAAGAAACGGATATATTGGATCTGCAAGGAGCAATACGATTTTAATAGATAAGCAAGAAGGAAGGATATTTTGAGGGATGTACTAGAATTATCCaattcaagcatcaaaatccgaCTCTATCGTATCTGACCATAAAACAACGCTAGAGACCAAGGGGCATAACAATTAGAATTCCCTAGCTTAAACAATGTTTTCAACCCCAATCTTTCTTTCAGTATGTTCCAAGACGTACTTAAAATCGTGGAAATCGGCTAATGATTTGATGAGTTAATCATCACAAGTCGTCATGCGTGCATATTGCTAAGTTATTGGTTTTCGAgaaaaattgatagaaaaaattattttaaaatttcacatgaagatttaaaattaaattggcaagcTAAAAAAAAGATTGACAACTGAATTTACGTTATTATAATAGTTATATAACTGATTAAACATTATCCCCACTTAAAATCTAATCCAATAGAAATAACCCAGTATTATAACATATCTGCATGACACCAGCACGTTAGTGGAACACCTTTCGTGTATATTTTAAGCGATTGCTCTTCTGACTTTGGCCGGTTGCGCCTCCATTGATAATAAGATGGAACCACTTAAGAcaagtcttttttattttcatatctTAAGacacttctttttattttcatatctAGAGAAACGTTGCCGACTAAAACACTTGCTTTAAATTTCAGGCGCGAGATGTGGATTGATATCACCACGCTGATAAGAATATTTATGCTCTTCTATGGACAGTGTGGATCAGACCGGcggttcaattaaatgagttAAATTATCCATTTTAACATACTTTCCCTTGATGAAACCAGCACCGTTGAatt harbors:
- the LOC104435850 gene encoding L-ascorbate peroxidase 2, cytosolic; this translates as MAKRYPNVSEEYRKAAAKCKRKLRGLIAEKHCAPIVLRLAWHSAGTFDVQTKTGGPFGTIRHSAELAHEANNGLDIAVRLLEPIKAQFPILSYADFYQLAGVVAVEITGGPEIPFHPGRPDKNEPPPEGRLPEATKGSDHLRQVFGHMGLSDKDIVALSGGHTLGRCHKERSGFEGPWTTNPLIFDNSYFKELLSGDKEGLIKLPSDKALIEDPIFRPLVEKYAADEDAFFADYEEAHLKLSELGFADA